TGTTTTATTCACCTATGTCGTAAAATGCGATCGCGACACGTGTCAAGTTGTGCCGCAGTATTGAACACTGCAATATAAAGCCATCATTCATTACCTCCCTCGAAAACACCACTGAATACGGAATTTAGGAGAAAATCGATTAGAGTTCGTATATAAATTGAAGCGAATTTCTCTGAAGCCGTATTGTGTTAAACTGTTGCTATTTTAGGTTCTGAATGGGATTGTCAGTCATTGGATAAACATCGTTTATAAGATCAATTATATTCCGAATAAAGGTGGTTGTCAGTTCAGTTGacttttaaataaaggagtttcTAAGTTGACTTGAATGGTTTTGTTGATCAAAGTGGAAACTAATTTACACATAATTTGTGTCAATTTCAGGTTACTTCGTAGGCAACGTGGCCGGGTTTGGCGTTACGGCCGGCGTGCACCGGTATTGGTGTCATCGCTCCTACAAAGCCACGTTGCCCCTGCAGTGGATTCTGATCATATGTTACTCTGTGGCCGGACAGGTAAACACGCGCCTATTTCACTAACTTGACAATTGACATCTGACACTGACAACTTCCTATACAGGTCTGGGTTGGTAAGTACCTAACGGTACATAACGTCAATGTTCCAGCAATGTACGATGAATTGTCAATGTCGCGTGGTGAAACAGGGGTCAGGCACTTATTTCACTAGGCTGACAGCTGACGCTTACCACTGTCAATTTTCTGTACATTTCGAGTATGGGGGCTATTAGTAGTATCATACACAAGCATAAGAGactaccttcgcagcgctttgtagctgcgtcttttactaagaagagaagactttttgcaatatgTCAAAAATGGCTGAACCGACcgtgttcgctatagttttcattgaaagtatttactaagcttttactttccgatttttttcataacctGTGGTTCACAAGTTAGAAGGGGGAGGACATATATTTTCTtacggagcgattatttctgaaaatattcactttatcaaaaatgttagTTGGAGAGGAGAcccttatttattttgaaagacttatccaacgatatcccatacttgtatttttacttgtaaaaatatttgtattttttatttaaccgttttgttgccatgcatgatttatgtatccatgccaaattgcagctttctagcactaacattCACAGAGCAACTTTAGTGCTAGATTAGTGTTAGAGCCGCGTATGGATAGACAGACGGATagggcgaaactataagggttcctagtagtaccgaaccctaaaaaggtacatTATTTCCACTTCGGAGTAGCTACacaaggtttaattaaactttaatgtTTCATTTTGATTTGGTATTGACAGTAGGTAGCTACTGATAGACATTATATCTCTCACCGacatatacttataaataaataaataaatattatagggacattctaaCACAAATTGACCCACGGTAAGCTccagaaggcttgttttgtgggtactcagacaacgacatacttaatatacaaatacttaaatacatagaaaacatccatgactcaagaacaaatatctgggttcaggaccatcggcttcataggcagagtcactacccactagatcAGATCGGTCGTCTTAGCTTATAGGTAATAGCAGCAGGCTAAACACATCAATAAGATATTAAGTAAACGAGAGAAGATTCTACatattttttcgtattttccaCCTTCATACAAGACGGTTAATATCATTAATTATGTAGCATATCTCACGCGCACCATAAAGACGAATCGATTGGGACCTAATAattgtatacataatatattcggCGGCCGATCATCATATCCACCAGATCATGAAACTCCCaagcatatcgtgaaacgtgaaaaacATTGTCTTTTTCtcagccgggctagcacatgattggcgcgacagtatctcgcggcgagatagactacccgtccctctttaattaacatagtaGCCCTGCACGCGGGCctctatttctggacagtttgcccttcgggcatcctaaagcaacctaacgaacctatcctacctatctattggtttaatgtgacgaCTGCGACTGTtgaaacattacacaggaactttaCGATCGGCATAAGTTATCAGTTAGAGTACCAATAGTTGGGAAATTTTAACATGATTTCCCATGAGaagttttgaaaatatttacatgGACAAAAGATAAAGAAAAGGCGTCGAGTTCAGAACTTAGTCTTAGACGGATTGAAGCTGATAACGAATTATATATAGCAGCTAGGATCAACATAGCTCGTTTACATTTACAGCTGCCGTACCCCATACCCAAAACTTTGTAAAACAGCCGATACCAAAGTCACGAGATTTAACAAGGGTAGCCTCAATTGAAATTGTTTTAGtcatactcgtaataataataaatttctttattcagaCAACTAGGATCCATTGGGGTTAAATACAAAGAGACTTaacttgttattattttacataataaataaattaaattactgaaataaaaatttgcAAAATCCTAGCGCAATTTTAAACCATAATACGGttaccaaaaaatatgaaaaaaaatcttgaggCATTTCTTTAGTGACTCAATTGATTCGAAACCTGAACAAGTTTCACTCAATAGAAATAAATTACGAACATACAAACCATGAAATATTTGTAACTATATTTACAGAAAAACACATGAAAATTCCTTCTAAACATACGTTAGGTAGGTATGCTGTTTTGATAGAACAAATCGATTACTTCTTTTGtcaaaactaaattgacaattCAAAAACAATTATATCCGCAATCCCGGGCACGCAAggccgtccgctcagtgctTAGCGAGCTCCGTTAAATTAGGATACATTGTTAGTAGGTAATAGATAGGGATACCCAACTAGGGATTATTAGATTTAGCCGACCACAGCCCTGTACGCCCTGTAGGCCAATTCTAATTTATCTGATTCCGATCGTCTTGAGAGCTTGGTGGTTGCGGCATATCTTATGCACGACTTTTATTTTGCCTGTACCAATAAGCacgagcgatcttcaaggtcgtatcaaaatatcAAGCctgtaataaaatgttaaacCAGAATCGGCCACCTGTTGAGTTTTTCCACTTAAATAGTGTTTAGAACAACACGAATGGGAATTGCCATACTACAATGTGTTTTACAATGCCTTATAAtatgtttttctactcgtcgactgtaatggttgaattatgatttcgtatacttaggtaccaaactataattgcgtacatTTCATGTATGGGCGCCactttttgcatgttttttccAGCATCAAAGAGGCATGAACACTGCCTTGGCTCTAACCCTCTAAACCCATTTAACATTTATATTGTGATGTCGGCAGAACCCCATCCCCGACTGGGTGCGCGACCACCGCGTACACCACAAGTTCTCGGAGACGTCGGCGGACCCGCACGACGCGCGGCGCGGTTTCTTCTTCGCGCACGTCGGCTGGCTCATGATGAGAAAGCACCCGGACGTCGTCCGCGAGGGCCGCAAGATCGACATGAGTGACGTCACCCAAGACCCACTTGTGCAGTTTCATACGAAGTAAGTCCGTTGGTTCTTATACAAGATGTCGCGTTTTGTACGGATCTAATGAAGCCGAATAATGGACCTTAAGAGATATCGATTTGACATATAGGTGTTTagcgaaaataattatttgtggAGAAATCATTGAATTTTATTCACATAATAAATTCTCATCCCCTGACAATAATTGTGTAAGGGAATAAGGAAAAAAGAAAccactacatatatatatatatatatatgcaaatcttcagaaaattcgcgtttgtaCGAGACAACTGTAGACAACTTCATGGAATGCTCCTACAAACGTCCCTTTACTTTTTGTTGCTCACGTCGGCTTAGGTACTTATAATGATGAATGAAGACAGACTGATGAATGAAGGTTTTTCAACTTCAGAAATGATTATCAGAGACGACACGACACTCTTGAATTGTTACCCACCCAAACAAAGTTCATTGAAAAAGGGATCAGacacaaaaaagaaataaaatgactTAACGAATATAGTCACCAGGTAATTCCTCATTTTTTGCACTTTTCACGACCGAACTTTGCTTGGAATGGATAAATCGTAATGagatgttttaatttattcttaatacGTCCATAATCCATTCCATTAAGATAGGAATTATGTCGTAttgtatttagataaatatataagatGTTTATTCGGTTGCTGTAAATACttacaatttacaaataaattactaaACAAGAAAAAAGGAAcaacaatatttacaaataaaaaacacaaaaaaattatttagttgcAGTTTGCAGTACAATTTGTTGTGTGCGTTTCAGCAAAGACAAAATGGTTCCGACTCATGCTATGCGCTTCGCTATTTCGAGCAAAGTACTGAAATTCTGTCGGATGCCATCAGAACCCctattagtgtaaatttattcgatagcgtgacgtaacgtacgcgtttccgctaagtctcattttgtataggatttagaaacagcgcgccaagcgggaaattttgaaaactcaaaatcccatacataCTGAGACTtatcgcaaacgcgtacgtcacgtcacgctctcgaataaattaacactaggggtacagatctagGTTACAGTTAGGTagttaaacttaaaaatacatagtacaagcaaaaaaatatagtacctatgtacttaactacttatacatatttaaagagAAGTGTAGAaagacatatttatttcatacacaTATTATCtctacaagctttgcttagctTAAGATATGTCGATGCGTATAACATAGTTAGTATGTATTAGAGATAGACCAAGCTAATTTGGCAGCAATTTCGATAGCTTAATAgactgccggcctagccaaggtgacaatcgctatcgcttcgacaacgaatcgctttgtgtctctctatccgtcttccatattagtgcgacagtgacagttgcgtttcgatcgctacggagcgtaagcgatttgcacgttggcacTCTGTTCGTCCGTGTCACAGCCACCTTTTTCCGAATCtttaagaactatactgttgaaacttggtaagtagatgtattctgtgaaccgcattaagattttcacacaaaaatagaaaaaaaaacaatacattttgggggttccccatacttagaactgaaacttaatttttttcatcaaatccattcgtccggggtatttatggataagtaagctaaaataaatatatgatgtacattaccatgcaaacttccaccgaaaattggttggaacgagatctagtaagtagtttttttttaatacgtcataaatggtacggaacccttcatcggcgagtccgacacgcacttggccatttttttattattattaggaacTTAGAGCTTATCCTCTACCATTTCCTTGGTATGACGCCAGTATGTCCTGAACATCCCGGGGATGAGACAAATGGCCCCCAGCCTTTCAGTGTGCGGTGTACATTAAATCTTTTTAAGGCAgaggaaataattaaaattcccACCATGATTTGAACGTTTTTAACAAAGTGACAGACAGGATTCATTCTGAATAAATTCTGAGATCCCATCCTTATGTCCGTTAAAGGGTTTTAATTGCCTACATTTTACCGACCAAAAACTTTGAGTCCGCAAACTTGTGACAAATCTCTTTGTTCCAGACACTTCAAACTGTTTAAGACTGCGTTCTGCTTCGTACTGCCGACGCTGGTGCCCGTGTGGGGCTGGGCCGAGAGCTGGGAGTACGCGATACTCTCTCAAGTGTTCCTGCGTTACCTGATGAGCCTGAACTTCACGTGGGCGGTTAATAGCTTCGCGCATCTGTGGGGCAATAAGCCTTACGACCCGTGAGTATATGCCTAGTAACTGGTAACCCTTTATTACGTAATGTaggttaaaaacaacataacttTGATGACcctttttgcatatttttcctAGCCAATTGAGCACAAGGAAGCTTAAACTCACTACTTTGGCTATTTTTAAACATGATTAAAGTTCCCGTCCCTCtctctctttttagggttccgaagcCAAATGataaaacaggaccctattactaagactccgctgtccgtccgtctgtccgtctgtcaccaggctgtatcacataaaccgtgatagttagacatttaaaattttcatatatgatgtattttttttaccgctataactaaaaatactaaaaaaaggaataaaataaatatttaataaggctcccatacaacaaacgtgatttttgtcgtttttatagataatggtacggaacccttcgtgcgcgattCCGACTTACTTTcggccagtttttttttattttctttgtggCTTAAGTCACACTTctaggtataggtatataaattataaactgaaatagaggTCATATAGgtattacctacttaaaaagTGAATAAGCCCTCCGGAGGCCGAGGCCGGAATCGAACCCTTGACCCCTGGTGGCTTAGTGGTCAAGAATAAGTTGGCCACGTAAGCTGGAGATGCCGGTTCGATTCCGGCTTCGGCCACCAGACAACtcggtcactttttctttatctATGCTATATGTTACACTTAAAAGTTTCGTGACACCTCTCTACCCTCAGCCCTCTCACCTTCTCAGGCTGAAAATCGACTTTCAATAggaaacaacaaacaaaatgtttagtgttcgtttttttttatttaaagagttATTTAGCTGTAATTATATCCCAAAAGTGAATTTGAtcgaaaaaataatttgttttaaattttttttcgaataataTGTACGGATCGTATGGGAAAAAAACTGGACTTTCTCTGGAACTACTTAAAAGGTAAACCGTAATATCCTTGCATTTTACAagcataattttataaaatgttagaGGAGACCGGGAATGGTAGTCGCACGGTTGTACCTCAGAATTTTTTGGGTGTTTTAgatttaactttatttaaattcaaaaataaatctCCAGGAACATCACGCCTGTTGAAAACTGGGGCGTATCTGCCGTCGCGCTGGGCGAGGGCTGGCACAACTACCACCACACGTTCCCGTGGGACTACAAAGCCGCCGAGCTTGCCTACACCCTGAACCTCACCACGCTGCTGCTGGACGGCTTCGCGAAGATCGGATGGGCGCACAACCTCAAACAAGCCTCACCACAGCTTATAAAGGCGGTGGTCGAAAGAAAACACAAACACTAACCTAAGAagatagtggacgaccgcttctccatacaaatgtagtccccattttcctctccggaCCATGGAAATATGTTATcacaatttaatgtattattattaatcatccTCCTTGGTTGGCTTACTCAACCGCCTGCGAACCCCGCCCGCttaagctctggtttcctaggaaAGCGATGCCATCATATAGCGGCCacctccatacaaaataatacgaCTAAATATGGATGGAGTAGTATGTTCTATGGAGACGGCCGCTATGTTACGGCACcgctatcctaggaaaccagagcttaaGCTAACTTTATGTTTTCTTTGGTTTCACTGATTAAACCTTCACGAGTTTTACAAATTAGGTATTAactcatagaaacgggacttaatcgcgtattgaatttgaaatttacctccgacgtttcgaggatgGCGTTGTCCCCCCACCACacgatgttgatgtcaactttagccagtcttctccgagaccacggggacaacgccgtcctcgaaacgtcggaagtaAATTTGGAACTTAATAagcgattaagtcccatttCTTTAGTTTCTTTGTCAAAAAATTTACATATGTTATACATTCTTGTaacgtcaataaaaataaaatttgtgttAATGTAtagt
The nucleotide sequence above comes from Cydia pomonella isolate Wapato2018A chromosome 2, ilCydPomo1, whole genome shotgun sequence. Encoded proteins:
- the LOC133534854 gene encoding acyl-CoA Delta(11) desaturase, whose product is MSPATKTKTTHLEKPEFVKNLTQCRVCHVTHKPIEGIECDNNNNNIEITDTQINEHYHSDKPLIRIPELSWLRRWEQRMGFETELIWLNIISISVLHIIAVVWFAYNLMTGHFPKWQSAVYGYFVGNVAGFGVTAGVHRYWCHRSYKATLPLQWILIICYSVAGQNPIPDWVRDHRVHHKFSETSADPHDARRGFFFAHVGWLMMRKHPDVVREGRKIDMSDVTQDPLVQFHTKHFKLFKTAFCFVLPTLVPVWGWAESWEYAILSQVFLRYLMSLNFTWAVNSFAHLWGNKPYDPNITPVENWGVSAVALGEGWHNYHHTFPWDYKAAELAYTLNLTTLLLDGFAKIGWAHNLKQASPQLIKAVVERKHKH